From Neobacillus sp. PS2-9, the proteins below share one genomic window:
- the tuf gene encoding elongation factor Tu, whose amino-acid sequence MAKAKFDRSKPHVNIGTIGHVDHGKTTLTAAITSVLAKSGKAEARAYDQIDGAPEEKERGITISTAHVEYETDARHYAHVDCPGHADYVKNMITGAAQMDGGILVVSATDGPMPQTREHILLSRQVGVPYLVVFMNKCDMVDDEELLELVEMEIRDLLSEYDFPGDDTPVIKGSALKALEGEAAWEEKVLELMTAVDEFIPTPTRDTDKPFMMPVEDVFSITGRGTVATGRVERGVVKVGDVVEIVGFTEEPKSTTVTGVEMFRKLLDFAEAGDNIGALLRGVAREDIERGQVLAKPKSITPHTKFKAQVYVLSKEEGGRHTPFFTNYRPQFYFRTSDITGICNLPEGTEMVMPGDHIEMTVELIAPIAIEEGTKFSIREGGRTVGSGSITTITE is encoded by the coding sequence ATGGCAAAAGCTAAATTCGACCGTTCAAAGCCACACGTTAACATTGGTACAATCGGACACGTTGACCATGGTAAAACTACTTTAACTGCTGCAATCACTTCTGTACTTGCAAAATCAGGTAAAGCAGAAGCTCGTGCATACGATCAAATCGACGGTGCTCCAGAAGAAAAAGAGCGTGGTATCACAATCTCTACTGCTCACGTTGAATATGAAACTGACGCACGTCACTACGCACACGTAGACTGCCCAGGACACGCTGACTATGTTAAAAACATGATCACTGGTGCTGCACAAATGGACGGCGGTATCTTAGTAGTATCTGCTACTGATGGTCCAATGCCACAAACTCGTGAGCACATCCTTCTTTCTCGTCAGGTAGGCGTACCTTACCTTGTTGTATTCATGAACAAGTGTGATATGGTTGATGACGAAGAACTTCTTGAATTAGTAGAAATGGAAATTCGTGACCTATTATCAGAATACGATTTCCCTGGCGATGACACTCCAGTTATCAAAGGTTCTGCTCTTAAAGCATTAGAAGGTGAAGCAGCTTGGGAAGAGAAAGTTCTTGAACTTATGACTGCTGTTGACGAATTCATCCCAACTCCAACTCGTGACACTGACAAGCCTTTCATGATGCCAGTTGAGGACGTATTCTCAATCACTGGTCGTGGAACTGTTGCTACAGGACGTGTTGAGCGTGGTGTAGTTAAAGTTGGTGACGTAGTTGAAATCGTAGGTTTCACTGAAGAGCCAAAATCTACTACTGTAACAGGTGTAGAAATGTTCCGTAAGCTTCTTGATTTCGCTGAAGCTGGTGACAACATCGGTGCACTTCTTCGTGGTGTAGCACGTGAAGATATCGAACGTGGTCAAGTATTGGCTAAACCAAAGTCAATCACTCCACACACAAAGTTTAAAGCACAAGTTTATGTATTATCAAAAGAAGAAGGTGGACGTCACACTCCATTCTTCACTAACTACCGCCCACAATTCTATTTCCGTACTTCTGACATTACTGGTATCTGTAATCTTCCAGAAGGCACTGAAATGGTAATGCCTGGTGACCATATCGAAATGACAGTTGAACTTATCGCTCCAATCGCGATCGAAGAAGGAACAAAGTTCTCTATCCGTGAAGGTGGACGTACTGTAGGTTCAGGTTCAATCACTACAATCACTGAGTAA